TCACGTtgtcgtcgtcataccgtcgtcataATTTAGTAATCGACATCTCATTGTCGGCATGCCGTCGTCGTTAAACGCCTTTGTCGTTCGATCAGTCTATATCACTCCTTTTTCATCATTCCATCGTCACTGCGCAGGCGTTATACAGTCGTATTGCCTCCATGCTCGTGTGCTAATTTGACAAGCAAGTGTCCTATAGCATAGTGGTACGATGTCGGAGTATGTGGCATATAGCCGAAACAACGAAAGTCTCAGAATTAGCACTGCATACTTTAAACAAACGCCACTTCAGCAATATGGCCTGTCGCTACATTGTTCAATTGCTATTCGCATTACTGTCGAGAGCCATCTTGAGGCGAGTTCTGCCGTAATCGACACTTGCTGAAGAACCCCGGCGTGCTTTTCCGGGAAGCTGACGGGTGTGTCAAATGATAAGTGATTGCATACTGTATCACCGGCACCTAATTCTgacactatcttctggatcggcccgcATTTTAATTTTTATTCCTCGTTCGCCGACTACTCAACCAACCACACTGCAGCACTGCACAGCACCATTTGATTTGTGCTTTAAGAAACACGAAAGATTTGCTTGGCGCGTACTTCTTCGCGTGCAATCAGGGacagaaaaaacaagaaatttaaccacccgattcatggcaaggcatcatcatcaaaaattccccactgtgggtatgcACCACAAACACTCAGGTCAACAACAACTACTACGTTCGCAGCCGGTCGCTGCCATGTTGCGCTTGAGCTTGCTGGCGCTGCCCGCCGTGGTCAGCTGGTGCGCGTTGGTCGCCGCCGACGACACAGACGACCTGACCTACCACAGCAAGCAGGCTCGGCGCGAGGCTGTGCAGGGCCTGCACGAGGCGTTCAGTAACCTCACCCGGCTCGAGATAGTGGGAAAAGTGGCAAACAGTCCCGTGTACGTGCTCGTCATCTCTCGGACACCACGGCGGCAGTTTTTAGTGCCGCGCGTACACCTGCTGGCCAACTTCCCTGCTGGCAGCGAGCTGCTTATCAAGTTGGCGTCGTACCTTCTGCACGAATACGGCCGGAACGAGGCTGTAGCGCGCGTCGTCAACAGTAGTGAGATCCACATACTCTTTTGGCTCGAGCCGGCCACCGTCAGCGAGAACCCCAAGGATGACTGCTCGGCTGATGACCATGGTCGTGAGCTGGAAGGCTTCCCAGACTACTTCGATCAGAAGTGGGACAAGTTCACCGACCAGGCCCGCATGCCCGAACAGGTGCAGCTCGTGATGCAATGGCTCAAACGGGGCAGCTTTGTGCTGGGCGCGCACGTGCGCGGCGGCGACGGTGGCATCGCCGTGGCCTATGGATTCCATAATAGCGCCAAGGATTCGCCCAGCGAGGCTCCCGACGAGGACGTGATGCGCAACCTCTCGATTAGCTATGCAGACCACAACCAGCAGATGAAAAGGGGCACACCGATCTGCCCCGGCGGTCACCTGGGGGGCTTTCCTGGCGGTATAATCAACGCGGCAGCCTGGAAGAGGAGGCCCGGCCTCATGCAGGACTATGCATACGTGCGTGAGGGTACCCTTACGGTGGACCTGGCATTGTCTTGCTGCAGGGTTCCCAGCGAGGGCACGCTACGAAGGTTGTGGATGGAGAACAAGCACGCAATCATTCATCTACTGGGCCAAGTTCAGCGTGCCATCCGAGGTTACATCAAGAGTCCTGACGGCACTCACATACCAGGAGCCTTGCTAACGAT
This Dermacentor albipictus isolate Rhodes 1998 colony chromosome 1, USDA_Dalb.pri_finalv2, whole genome shotgun sequence DNA region includes the following protein-coding sequences:
- the LOC139054245 gene encoding carboxypeptidase M-like, translated to MLRLSLLALPAVVSWCALVAADDTDDLTYHSKQARREAVQGLHEAFSNLTRLEIVGKVANSPVYVLVISRTPRRQFLVPRVHLLANFPAGSELLIKLASYLLHEYGRNEAVARVVNSSEIHILFWLEPATVSENPKDDCSADDHGRELEGFPDYFDQKWDKFTDQARMPEQVQLVMQWLKRGSFVLGAHVRGGDGGIAVAYGFHNSAKDSPSEAPDEDVMRNLSISYADHNQQMKRGTPICPGGHLGGFPGGIINAAAWKRRPGLMQDYAYVREGTLTVDLALSCCRVPSEGTLRRLWMENKHAIIHLLGQVQRAIRGYIKSPDGTHIPGALLTIRERNVGFRSTDQGEFWRLLQPGTYTLVVSAKGYLPTAVTVNVPEHAQQEAPIAVVMRPSLYPARILPIDSYSTEKTIPEKRGGSVDTASTVGAVAGCGLCVLVHALALCVVAACHGCSASF